A segment of the Lycium ferocissimum isolate CSIRO_LF1 chromosome 5, AGI_CSIRO_Lferr_CH_V1, whole genome shotgun sequence genome:
TTCATGGAGATGATGACGAAGGAAAATCATAGCCTTGACTTTATCTTGGCTTGATGCTTTATTTCCTTGTTAATAGCATCCCCAAGGCCTTTAGCGTCAAGGTGAATTTCAGCATTAAGGACCCATGATAAATAATTCTTTCTGGTAATGTCAAGTGCCACAAATTCAAGCTTTGATAAGTTTGACATAGTGAAAAATGGATAACGTGAAACGTAACTTAAGGGTAAAAAGCAGAGCCTCGTGCCGATAACGTATTATAAAATAAATCGAGTAGTAGAATTAAGAAGCTATAGAGGCACAGAGAGTTAGAGAAACGAGCAGTAGAACTATTACTTTTCTTTTACTATTTTGGGATGTCATTTTCATTTACAGAGCATGGCTACTTATAGCCTAATGAAACTTGGGCTAGAGGAGTTGCTACAGTGATAGCCAACCTGGCATCCACATGTACCCATATCCGTTCACAACACCTATAAGGGTTCGTTTGGTTAGAAAataagttatcccgggataactaatctcaAGATTAGTTATTCCGGAATTATTATTTCACCTTCAATGTGGGATAAAAAAACACTATAATTTCGGGATAACTAATTCCAAAATTAGTTATCTCGAGTTTTTATTTTAACTAAACGTGAAATAAGACGGtattaaatttttatccaaaagctatttttacttatccattgTACCAAACGAGGCCTAGGATTATCGATATACTATCATGCTTTtgtcctttttttaaaattcttatgAAGTATTGAGACTTGCGGGCTGCTGCCTATTAGCTTTCCTAGTTCAGTTAACAGTGAGAATTTTGTCAGTGAAAATTTAACATCAAGATAGGGACACGTGTCAATAATATATTAATCTAGCTTTTGTGTGTCAGAAAAGCTTACCAAAATTTTCTGACCCCACACCGACCTTTCTCTCTATGTTTATAAACTTTCCACCGCTAAAATACAAAATAGTACAACACAACTTGCCATCATCTATACTTTTTAAGCTTAACAAAAGCAGCCACCCTCCTTTGTTCCTCTTATTCTTCTTAAATCTTGAAAACATCTCTGTCtaaatattttgtttgtttggattagGTATCTTATTGAACAAAATCTGAGAACCCTTTATTCTTTGCTTCTATTAGAAGAAGAAGCTGACTTTCataacttcaagaaaaagagagaaatttggaaaatggaTGTGGACTTTTGGGCTGCAAGAATAAATTCAGCTAGGCATCTCTCTGCTGTACAAACCAACAGGCTCAGCAATTATGGTATTTTATCAAATTGCAATACACGTTTTGTCTTAGGAAGTTTTTTGGACTTCTTACCTTATTGTTTCTGTTACTTTTAAATCCCCTGTTACATGGGTTTTAAGTACATTCTCTAATGATCTTTTGAGTATTTTGGATTAGAGTAGATGATTCTTTTCTGTTACTTTGTTCATTAATTGGATTACTAATTTATATACTCCCATTCCCTCCTTTACCAGATTTAGGAGTGTAATCTTTCTATTCTACTTTTCCTATTCTTGATTTGTCATTATGCAATTATATCTTTAACTAGAGCTGATTTGTCAGTTGGAAAAGAAATTCAGTTAAAGCTTGATTGGTTTGTGGTAGGAATTTATAGTAtctgaaaatgatgatttatatgagTAGCTCGAAAAGAAAGCAGAAATAAAccaatttggaggttttgacaTAGAAACTAACAACTCTATATCATGATAGAAGGGAGCTATGTCTCGTAAACATTTGTGACGCGCGTCATGTTAGTTGGGAAAACCTGTTTTGAACAAATATGGAAACTGAGAGAGACAAAATAATGAAGAAAACATTCCAAATTAGTTATACCCTTCTCAAGCTACCGTTGCATAAAGCAAAAAGTAAAACGGGAAGACATAGGATGTAGAAGATCAGAATATGTATGATGCTTATATATTTGGATTTATCAGTTGTCTTTGCTTTTTCCTTTAAGGAAGATATTGTGTGGTAAATGAGGTTTGGATGTTAGGACCATAAAGATTCTTTAGACTTCTCATGATTTTCAGATGCTTAACTCCTTGCttttttcatcttattttccTCACTCCCTTTAGTAAGATTTCATGAAATTGGGAGataattttaaatgaaaaaaatgagtcAGACTTCCAACATCTACCCTGTGGATGGATTAATTTGCCATTCAACCTTTTTCACTTGGAAAAGATACTTATAACCATGAGGTGGATGACTTGCTATTCCACTTATTTATGCCCCAACTATTTGCTTTCAAAAGTCAGTTCCTAAACTTCAAAGCTCACAATGGTCTCTTTTGGAAATCAAGCAGATACTCTCTCAAATGTGGATAATACTGAAGGAGAAGGGGATGTAAGAGCCTGGTTCCCCTGCCCTTTCTGTTATGTAGAAATTGAAGTGCAGGTGCTTTGCAACCATTTGCAAGAAGAGCATTGCTTTGATTTCAAAAACGCGGTAATGTAGACATACTGAAGATGGTTTCTTATGTTACTTCTTAAAGAACATGTGTAGTGTTAAATGGAAAATGAACAATGAAACATACTAACTGTTTTTCTTGAACAGGTTTGTCCCATATGTGCTGCAACTTTAGGTAAAGATCCTCTGGGGCATTTTACAATGCAGCATGCACAATCAGTAAAGGTTAGCATAGTTCACAAGGAAAAAACATATATTTCCGATTATGAATCTATCAGCATGCAAATTTCTCTCTTttcccacctttttttttcagGGGAGGAGAAAATACCCGAAGTCAGGCTTTTGGAATAATGCTACTGCAATAAGTGGCAAGGATCCTCATGAAATAAATTCGCTCTTCTGCACAAATTTAATGGTTGGTCGCTACAATGTACAAGAACCTGCTCCTGATCCCCTTTTGCTGCCATTTCTCTGTAGCATGACACCTGATCCTAAAGATGATATACAAGATAAGTCTCCTGGTAGTGTTGCTGCTGCTCCTGATGTAGAAAGGTAAGAGTCGAGGAAAATTCATTTGATATGCAAGCGTATAATTATTCAGCTTTCCTGCAAATTTAACATAAAACAAACTGGTATAACAGTGCTAAATGTGAAATAATATGTAAGCAACCTTGCAAATCCTACTAAAAAAATTGTACCTGTCTGTATTAGTTGTCACTGGAATAAACAGAGAATCTATGTAGGTCACCGGTGTTCTGTCCCTCTTACTCAACCCAAAGCAAGTCAACTTCTTGAGAAACCAATGCATACTAGCTATTCAAAGTAGATTCAGCTTCTTTCTGGGGTTTACCATCTATAGTGCCCCCATCATGTTGAAGTTTGGACTTATCATCTTTGGCATACAAGAAGACAACCAGAGCACGGGAGTACTAGTAGCAAAGAATCCTTAAGTGAGTAAAAGATGAACGACTATGGTGATGAAAAGGCAGTGATGGACACATTAAACATGAAACGAAGGTACCATGACTTGAAATGTCCTATGAATTCTACCCTCGGCCCTTGAATTAAATGCCAAAATGGACCATTCTGAGGTATTATTGTTGTGGCAAACTATTGCTGTGTAAATTGCTTAATTTGACATGCAGGAGACTCTCTAGATTTATCAACTGATGGTCCAGATTGTGGATGTAATTAGTCTAATTATTTAGCTAgacaattatttttcctttctcctatatgctgcccccccccccctctccctCTACAACCACAAGAACATCCCAGAGAAAAAGCGAGTGTCAAGAGGCAAGAGGCAAGAGGGAAACTAGTAGCGCAATTAATGATGGCTTTGACAGTAGGCTGACAGAAATCTATTTTTCTTCTGCAGCAGCAAGCTGCCAATATGTGATCCAGCTCTGGAAGAACAGTATGAAGAGAAAAGGCAAAGAGCTGCATTTATTCAAGAGCTTATTGCTTCAACTATCTTCTAAGACATGCATAACCAGACACAAGATTCCACCCAACGAAGAAAACAGTTTTAGACCATATGTGTATGAGAATAATGCTTCACAGAAACTTATAGGTGCTATATGTATCGGATTACTAGCTAaaatctcaaattatctgtAACTTCATTCATGGCTAGAACCTATTTACATGAACACATATGCACTGGATAGTATTTGTATACAGACAATGCTAGTGAAAAATTGGGAGTTTTCAAGTGTGTTCATACATTGGTTAAGTTCAGATAGTAGGGATTACGGAGTAATTTATTTTCCTTCCCTAATATGTTTGTTCTGTAAATTCTTCATTGACTGTTTGGCAGAAGTTGACTAAAGATTTAGCATATACGCATTGAGTATAACGTTTCTTCAATATGCGAGGGTAATTAACTCCTATATCTGAATGCAAATCGAaccatttaaaaaataaatcatttgtGTGAAGGGGCAAGTGCTGTAATCAGAAAGTGAAGTTCTTGATGGAGAAACATGTTGAAATTCTTCATTCAAAGTTGAAGCTGGCTTATCTCTCAAATATTTTCTCCCTTGCAACTCATAAATCACCATGATAATTTTAGAAGGCTGCATTATCTTTAATTCACATTCTCCTTGAAACAACTTTCTGCTTTAACGCAGTCATCATCTTGTATAGGAAACTCTATATAAGCACATTACTGTATATATAagcacatttgtttaaagataaTAGCTTGGGGAGAAAAAGAGTAACAATGAAAAGGGCGCTGGTAAGTTTGTGTGCTAAATGGTAGCACCGGTTAGCAGGGAGACAAAGCATGATCATCACTTCTTTTCCAGTTTTCCAATTCTGTAAGGTGCTTAAATTTCACATACCAGTATAATCTGAGGTTGTAGTTCTCCAATAAAGTATTAGCCAAGGCTCATAGTTAAAGAACGACCATGTTGGTCTACCAAAAGAGACCAACTATGTTCGCTGCTGGTTCTCCATTCTCATTTCCCTCCAAATAAGTTAACTGAATTTCGAAAATAATTggtgaaaagaaaaacaatccAATCACCAATTCGAAAAAAGATCATATCATGGGGTAGCACAAGAACTTAGAGAACTCCAACAGTGTACACATTAAGACCATGAGTCCATGATCATCAACAGGTAACCAAAGGTATCAATCAATCAAACACATCTCAATCCCAAATTAGTTCCCACACAATTTCAAGTCTAGTAAGATTAACAAACACGAACTAGCATattcagcacaaaaaaaaaaaaaaaaaaaaaaaaaccccacaGCGTGAATGCCTCAATGGTAAGTAAACTAACAAGCACCAAATACTGCACAAGGATGGTCCACAGCAATATAACTGGGACTGGCATTGGTCCTTTGCAATACCTACGCGAACTCAATTCTCCTTATTTTAAACCTTTTTTCTTTCAAGCCTAAATATTCCAGCATCACTCGCCAAATTCAGTAGCATCCCAAAATCAACTAGCCCTTTGACAAACCAATGTTCCCAAGAATGAAAAGTATTGAGATCAATGGTATTGATAGCCCACGTgcattcggccaacatcattTTTGACCGAATAGAGAAAGAGTATCACCTTTCTTTCATCTGTCCTTGCCCAAATGGTACCATTGCTTTATAAaatgaatccaagccaagtaggaaaaaggaaaagatgatGAGCAAAGTGCAGGTCCTTGAAAGTTATCCAAGACGGTTATTTGTAACATTTTATGCCCAAAGGCAGGTCTTGCAAGAGTAATCCTATTCCTATACATCACAGTTCAGTAATAATAGCTATTGTTGAGAAGGCAAAAAGAAACTGATTGCACCCTCAGTTATAATACTTGTGCTTACAAACCCAAATGTCAATCAACAAGAGTACAGCCATAATAACTAGCCAAATAACCCTTGCAAAAATGGCATAACTCATGGGTGACATACAAGTGGTGCAGCAGggaaaaggaagaaatattTGGACTTAACGATATTTGCCATCATGAATGACATCAAAccaaaaatatttgaagaaatGTTGCTCTACCATTCATGGCAACACGAGTAGTGCGTGTTTGAGTCAAAACAAAAGGACTGCAAAGCTACAGTTGATAGGAAAAAGCTCAGTTCAGCAGCTTCACTTACACCACTTTAAACCGTAAACAACAAACGTTATATAACAAATTACATGCTATGACGCTCATTTTCACCAGATCCTACAAACAATCAACTCCGCATCAGAAATTGAAAACAATATCCACTATTTTTCCGGAAAGACATAACCAAAACTGTCAAATCCGGAGGTATACAAACACAGAGTCGTTCATTAGTTCAGCTTAGTAAAACATGCTTGCTAGTTATACAGCCAACGAGAACATCTTTCAAGCACGATTACAGCAACAAGCTGAAAAATGACAGCCAGTGAGAGCTTCTTTCGAGCATAATTAGAGGAACAAGCACGAAGGATGACACAACGGACCATTTCATTCTGAGGTTAATAAGCAATACGTATAAAACATGTTCTGTAGTGTAATTTCTAGTAGCTCatgtaaataaataaagacCAAGGCAGATGAATCCCGACATAGAACCAACTGACCATTCTCAGAGGGATGATAAGCCACAATTGAGAATAACAATTAAGCATCACTTGACAAATTCTTATGAGGTTCTACAACATAATAGTTACATGGGTCCATCAATTCTAGTTTCTAAACAACCAAATGATGTTAAAAGAAAATATCtcagtttttcttttctttttgggtgTTTCCTAGCAGCATTGATTCGTCAAAACAAATATCAAATGCACCTTACTTCATTGGCATGTTAAAATCGATATCAAACAAAAGTATGAATTTGTCCTGCGGGAAACTAAAGGTTACAAGAGACAAATGGTATCGTTCCTTTCAAACAAATGAAACATAAAGCAGCAAAACTGAAGCAAACTCTCAAAGGTCCACTATCATTGACTTATAACAAGATTTCTCCAACTAAACTATGattctaaaagaaaagaagtaacCAAAAACTTTCATATATGACAACGGATTAAGAATATTGCATGACAAGGGCCGGACCATTTGAAGGGAAACGTGCAGCTGCTCGTTGATCACTCAATAATTTTCTGAATAACACCAGCTCCAACAGTCTTTCCTCCTTCCCTAATAGCAAATCTCATCCCTTGCTCACAAGCCACCGGCATAATAAGCTCAACCACCAAGTTCACACGATCACCAGGCATAACCATCTTAGATTCCTCTCCTTTGTCAGTCGTTATCGAAGTAACTTT
Coding sequences within it:
- the LOC132055998 gene encoding protein DEHYDRATION-INDUCED 19 homolog 5-like isoform X3; this encodes MDVDFWAARINSARHLSAVQTNRLSNYADTLSNVDNTEGEGDVRAWFPCPFCYVEIEVQVLCNHLQEEHCFDFKNAVCPICAATLGKDPLGHFTMQHAQSVKGRRKYPKSGFWNNATAISGKDPHEINSLFCTNLMVGRYNVQEPAPDPLLLPFLCSMTPDPKDDIQDKSPGSVAAAPDVESKLPICDPALEEQYEEKRQRAAFIQELIASTIF
- the LOC132055998 gene encoding protein DEHYDRATION-INDUCED 19 homolog 5-like isoform X2, which produces MDVDFWAARINSARHLSAVQTNRLSNYDTLSNVDNTEGEGDVRAWFPCPFCYVEIEVQVLCNHLQEEHCFDFKNAVCPICAATLGKDPLGHFTMQHAQSVKGRRKYPKSGFWNNATAISGKDPHEINSLFCTNLMVGRYNVQEPAPDPLLLPFLCSMTPDPKDDIQDKSPGSVAAAPDVESSKLPICDPALEEQYEEKRQRAAFIQELIASTIF
- the LOC132055998 gene encoding protein DEHYDRATION-INDUCED 19 homolog 5-like isoform X1, translated to MDVDFWAARINSARHLSAVQTNRLSNYADTLSNVDNTEGEGDVRAWFPCPFCYVEIEVQVLCNHLQEEHCFDFKNAVCPICAATLGKDPLGHFTMQHAQSVKGRRKYPKSGFWNNATAISGKDPHEINSLFCTNLMVGRYNVQEPAPDPLLLPFLCSMTPDPKDDIQDKSPGSVAAAPDVESSKLPICDPALEEQYEEKRQRAAFIQELIASTIF